In Brassica napus cultivar Da-Ae chromosome A3, Da-Ae, whole genome shotgun sequence, the sequence ACCGAGGCAAAATCATCccattaaattacaaaaacgcCCTCTTCTCGCCTCCTGAACACATCAGCCCACGAGTTCGGACAAGATCCGAGTCCTTGTCTGCTATACAAGGCAATAAGCTAAACCCTCCCCTAGCACGCGACAATGTCGGACCTATGAGAACAAGCCGTTCTTTAGATGATCGCAAGCTCACACGTCGTTTAACCACCGCAGATCCTCCACCAGAAAATGTTTCTTTGACAAAAGGTAAGGCTAAGACTGAAACAGTGTTGTCTGGAAGTGGAAAGAGTGTAAGACCGAGATGGTATGTGATCATGTTTGGTATAGTTAAGTTCCCACCGGAGATCGAGCTGAGGAATATAAAGAGTCGAAAGACTCGCCGGAATGTTCCACCGGTTATGTTTCCATCTCTTCCTGACCGGAGATCTCGAGCAACGTCACCGTCTCCTTCTTGGAGGTTTCTCAACGCCTTAAGTTGCAAGGAGCCCACAAGCGTCGCTGCAACGGCACCGCTTTGGGTTCCGCATGCGTAAATTACTGTATTATCCCTAGGAACGAGTCCGTGTTGTTTCGTGGTTGCTTGCTTTGCCGTTGACTGAGAAGGAGAGAATTGTcatttcttataaaattttgtaattctCATATTGTAAAGTTTTTTCTTTGTGTGAAAGAATTTcgatattgttatttatttggTGAAACAATATCGATAATAGTTTGGACCATAACATTTCATCATATAccatttttatgttatatattttcttttgtattcAGCTCATTCGTttgaatgataaaaatatatatttaagatattattttcaaaagttttaaTTGTTTAGTTGGTGGGAAGAATGAATGGTGATGATCAGAAGAGGCACGAGAAGGACGTGACCAAAATTTATTACCTCACTTTTTTCTCTGCAACTAGTTGAGTTCTGTGATGTagacataaaattatatatttttagcattTAGTTGTGCTATCTATGGTTGATAAAAGGTCTGATAATAATACAAATTCCATCTTAGAGATTGTGACCTTCACCTTCTATTTGTTCAGATACTTCTAGAATTGAATCATTGCTTTTTAGACTTATTTTCCTTACAAATCTTTTTCACCATATTCATGTGTGATACAGCTTAatacaagaatttttttttccatcataaaaatatattaggcACGAGAAGTGAGTTATACAACCTGCTTACGAACTTACAAACACATTTCGAGTACATGCCAGACTTatacaagaaaaaacaaaaattcccTAGCATGCAAGCTCTTAAAGAAGACAAATACGTTTCCTTACTATTACAAAAAAAACCCAACATTATCGAGAAAACATAGATAGAGGTTTCAACTTGCTCATCATTACACCGATAGGCCAGGCTACAGAACCACCCGGAACCACATAAAACTGACTGAATTGGTTAGTTTATTGATTAATCGGTTTAACGATTTGTTGAAAGTCAGATACATGTATAGATTTCCACAAAGTGGAAAATATTACTTTACCAGCTGAGGATTCGGTGTTGTTGGAAActgtagaaaaaataaaaatatattggtcTTGAAGTCTTGAAAAAAGTAAAGGGTGGAATCAAGGACTACTGCATTTACCATCGCTTAAAGAGCATCAAAATACAATTCAGTCAGTTTTATGTGGTTCTGGGTGGTTCTGTAGCCTGTTCGAaactacgctaggcgctagtcgggcggcaacaccgggcctagcgagttatcaaaaaatcggggattaaaCGGAGATTAATCGGGGCCTAGGTTTTAATAcaatttaatgtatttataatatatttatgtaataaaCATGATAATAAGAGCATCTGCATTGGCGGATCATATGGGGTTCATGGGCTCGGGATCTTATGGCCTTTtgcgtttttaaaattttaaaaaggccGATATTTGGTGAACCGGTTCGTCCGAATGATACCGTATGAGACGGGTTCACGCGACGTGGCAAGAGGGCATTGGTGgcgtttttttttgtagagtgAAGCGAAACAAGGGTTTCTCGAAATGTTTCTCATTTGGTCTTCTCTCTCATTTCACTCCGCCTCCTTGGTGATTTATCGTACGACGGTTCTACCCGGAGCTTTTCTCCACGACGACGACGCCGGAGCTTTCCTCTACAAGCTCAGGTGAGAATCGACTAGATTAACGGTTTCATTCCATCGATTATGTGGTCCAAAGCGAATTCGATTTCCATTGTTAAGAGTTAGGGTTCTAGGGTTCTAAATCGAAAAGGGGGTTTTCGATAAATGGTTATATTTCGTCATGCGGTTTGGTTAGGGTACTTAATCGAATTGAGAGGCTCGTTTTAGGGTTCTAATTAGGGTTCTAAATCGAAAAGGGGGTTTTCGATAAATGGTTATATTTCGTCATGCGGTTTGGTTAGGGTACTTAATCTAATTGAGAGGCTCGTTTTAGGGTTCTAATTAGGGTTCTAAATCGAAAAGGGGGTTTTCGATTAATGGTTATATTTCGTCATGCGGTTTGGTTAGGGTACTTAATCTAATTGAGAGGCTCGTTTTAGGGTTCTAAATGGTGTGATTTGTGGTACAGATGGACCCAGccgaagagagaagagagatgaaGAGGCAAAAGGAGCACTACATGATGCTTCAATGCGCGGCTGATGCGCAATACGGGATTCCGACGAGGTGTCTGTGTGGTTCGCGCATCATTAACGAGGTTCGTGGAAAGGAGGAGTACGACAGCCTTCCTGGGAAGCGTTTTTTCACGTGCAAGAACTACGAGGTAAACGATTCCGCATTGTGTATCCCTTTTCAGATTGTATAAGTTATTTGCTTACGGATAATTCTGATATGTATTTGTTGTTGTAACCAAGGATGATGGGTTGCATTTTCGTCATCCTTGGGTGTTTGGTGTCCAGGAGGAGATCGAGAGTCTGACAAAACGTGTGAAGGAGTCCGAGGAGGTGACTCTTTTGGTGGCAAAACTCAATAAACAGATTGAAACACTGGCGGTGAGAATCCTCCTATATTTAGATAATAcagtagttatatttttttgacattTGTGAGTGTTTGTGAGTGTTTTATTTTGACATTGGATGATAATTTTGACATTTGCGAGTGTTTTCCATTTTTCCAGGAACAGGTTCACGACCTCAATGTCAAAGTACGTGTCCTACAGAAGGTCTGCTTCGACTAAAAATAGAAGGTACGCCTCAATCTCATGAAAACTGTTTGAGTTATCTTTGGTTCGCtaacttgattgtgtccttcctcttttttgttttgcaggtcACGGGCATCAAGTCACAAGTTCGCAAGTCACGGGTAGTGTTTATGTTTTGTCTGTTTTATGTCTAGTTGCTCAGATTGTGTAGCATTTTCCTTCTGACTACACTTTCTTTTCACTTGTTTCACGGATGTAATGAAGACACCCACGGGTGTATGTACTAAAAACTTGGTTCACGGATTTGTAAACACCCACGGGTGTATTTGTATGGATgctctatatatattatgtctTTCGTTATCTGAAAACCTTCACAGAAGAAGGAAAAAACATAAAACCTCGTTCCCTGtctttctttatctttcattatcTTTGCAAACCAAAACTATCATAAAAACTCATTCCCCAtctttctttatctttcattttctttccaAAACACTCGACACTTGAACAATGTCGACCTCGTCAAGTGATGAAGTCGATGAAATTCTAAATGAAGCCTTTGAAGAAATTGTGGATCAACATCTTGATAATTTCATCGATTCAGTCATTAATGTTCAAGACAACACCCGGAGTAGACGAACTTATATCGAAAGAGATCGAGAACAAGGACAGAAACAGCTTTGGGACGACTATTTTAGTGATCATCCTACATATTCAGCAGACATGTTTAGGCggcgttttcgaatgaacaagccattgttcctcCGCATTGTCGATCGCCTAAGTAATGAAGTTCCATactttcagcaaagaagaaaTGCTCACGGCAGGTACGGACTAACTGCACTTCAAAAATGTACGGCGGCTATACGTATACTAGCATATGGTCAATCGGGAGATATgtatgacgaatatctccgacttggtgagagTACATCACGTTtatgtttggaaaattttactaacggaataataaatttgtttggaaatgagtatctaagaagacctacaccggaggatcttcaacgattaCTCGATCTTGGAGAGGCACGCGGGTTTCCAGGTATGATCGGCTcgatcgactgtatgcattggcagtggaaaaactgcccaacggcttggaaaggccagtacacacgtggttcagggaagccgacaattgtcttagaagctgtggcatcacaagatctttggatatggcacgcatttTTTGGATTACCAGGTACTctcaacgatatcaatgttcttgatcggtcaccagtttttgatgacattttacaaggtcgagcacCAAAAGTTAAGTTCAAGGTCAATAACCACACATATCGTATGGCTTACTACCTTACTGACGGAATATATCCAAACTgggcaacatttatccaatccatccgacttcctcaaggtcctaaagcagaGCTATTTGCCGAACGTCAAGAATCtacccgaaaagatgtcgaacgggcttttggagtttTGCAAGCGAGGTTTGCAATAGTTAAAAACCCGGTTCTAGTATGGGACAAGGAAAAAATAGGACAGATTATGAAAacttgtgtcatattgcacaatatgattgTAGAGGACGAACGAGGCGGATACACTCTAACTGATACATCTCAGTTCGAGTCGGGAGAGACAAGCAGAAGTTCCAAGGTGAAAAGTAGAACAAGTTTTAATGTCGGTAATATGCTAGGCATTCGCAATGATCTTCGGGATTCAGAGAAACATGatcgtttgaaagctgatttagttgaaaaCGTTTGGCAAAAATTTGGTAACGAAGATGAATAAAATTTGTATGTTCAAGAATTCTCAAAGTATTCAATAATATGTATTTggaatatatttgtttatgtaatctattttaaacaaaattttttaaaaaattattatattttattcatttattgtcatatattaaaaactttaaaaaatattattttattcctatgaACCCCTTTTTTAGGTTCACCAATGCAGCAGCACAATATGTTGAGGTTCATCACTATTTATGGGACcatcaaaaaattaataaaaaattcttatGAACCCCAAGAAGGGGTTCACTAATGCAGATGGTCTAATAGTTTTAATACAtgcttatatatacaaatatatgtgaCAGATGGACGTAGAAGCGTCACAGTCCAGCGGCTTGTGACGTTTATGTAATCTTAAGAGGTAGTGTGTTCGATTCTCCAGCAACATTTCTTTTCCATTCTTTTTACATGTgcgattttgaaaaaaaaaaaacttaacttgTCCCACATCGGTTAACAATGAGGAAGAGAGGTGTTGAAATCCTTTATAAATACAGGGACAAAGTCTACTCAATTCACAGACAAATGGGCTTTCGTTTTAAGACCCAAAATTTGTCAACAAAGTCTAACTATTAGGCGCTTTAAATCGGTTTTAATCCGATTTTTTAGCGATTAATTGGTTAGTTTATTGATTAATCGGTTTAACGATTTGTTGAACCGATTTGGTGAAATCGCCGCGGTTTGGTTCCGCCGAGCGCCTAGTCGGCCGACTAATCGGCTAGGCGTCCGCGTTTTCGAACAGACCCCAActcaaaaaaatttcttttttttttgcattttctaaggtgataataacattgAAGGATCTTCTATCATGCATCAACATCGTTCcgagattagggtttgttaTGATGACACCTTCTGAAACCGACTCTTTTTGGCATTTTTCTATTTCACTTTTCAAAAATGAAAGAATCATTCACTTCACTATTAAGCTcatctattatttttttcttcattaaaaAGAACGATTGTTTTGTTTGAGAGAACTGCAACAATTCACGTGAAGAGgttaaaatgaatttaaacaGTAAGAAAGAGATGACGTATCTTGCAAGCAAACTGTCTCAAGAGCAACACTTCttttttgtgaatttgattGTCATTTTGTTGAAGGTTTAATCTTGTGACCTTTACTGTCGATATTGATAAGTTACTTGCGGAACTCAGATCAATTCGCTGTGAAGAATTCTCTATCTACTCACTAAATCAAAGAACATGTATCTGACTTTCAAATTTTTCAGAACGAATCAATCAatggcaatgatcaagaagCCGACAGAGACATACATGAGGAAGACAGGATAAAGTgcgagagcttttcttttcgGGTTCACAGCAGCGCTCATGAAAGAATAAGCAGCCGAAGAGCTGcgggcaagagtggaagacacaACGATCATTTTGAGTATCACATTGTCCTTCAACATGCAGATCACTGCTCCAACGTCCAGTGGGAATAGACAGTAGCCCAAAAGGCTTAGGCTTTGGAAGAAGATTATATGTCCTCCctgaaaaaaattcatattgTTCAAGACAGCGAAAGTGAGATgcttaaaaaaatcaaaacttgtaACGAGAAATAAAAAGTATGTGGCTTTTACTAATATACGAATCAAATGTGCATAATATATGAATCAAATGTGTGCTTACCAGGAGCAGGACATTTAGTGTGAGGATCACTGCTCCGGCTGCAAGTAGTGCAAATGCCACGGCAAACACTTCGGACTGGAAACTACAGAGAGAAAGAATGAGAACAGAAGAAAATGCAATAAACAGAGAAAGAATCTTTATCCTACCAGATGAAAACACAGACGTGGCTTATACCCTTATGCTTAAGTGGTAATAAAAAACAAGCAAACAACGGCATACAAAACACAGTCATGTCTTTTCCGATAAATCATGCATACATCAAGTACattcaaacacaaaaaaaaaaaaataacaaaacagcCTTGTTTAAACCTTTTGATTTCACATTTTCTTATTCGGTGTGTTCATAAATCACAGCAAAGAAAACATTTATAAGCAGGAAAATATGAAAGACCGGAGAACACAAAGCCATCCGTATGGTCACATAAGTTCAAGGTTAAATTATACAGCATGGTTGATCGATCGTATATCTGGATCCTTAGATAAGATGCTGCTAAAAGTAAGACAAGGGAAGGGAGAGTAATAAAACTCAAAATCACAAGTAACACAGCaccatctatcttattaaaactgaagtacaaaatgagattgtttggaaacatgtatatgagtttaaaaaataagagtGTTTGGTAACATGGAttgtagtcttttaaaaaaatattacttttgtttgaaaataaagatagtagtatttagcaaaaaaagtaatgggcttatgttattaagaaaaattgaaagtccatcatattataagaaattatctatttgggtcagttttaaaatgagtcaaatcatttaaacttttttttcaaaactaaccataaaacaaaatttaaactttatatacatatttcaaatcaaaataataattcaaaattgatttacatcataaattaattgaaaaatatacatatattcaaaaatgaatttttactaaactctttttcaataaccattacttttgtttgaaaacaaggataatATTATTAAgcaaaaaagtaatgggcttatgttattaagaaaaattgaaagtccatcatattataaaaaactatCTATTTGAGCCAGTTTTAAAATGAGTCAATCTAATtgcctaaaacttttttttctaaactaaccataaaacaaaatttaaactttatatacatatttcaaatcaaaataataattcaaaattgatttatatcataaattgattgaaaaatatacatatattcaaaaatggatttttactaaactatttttcaataaccattataaaaaatgttgtcaacatatatataagaaaaatacaatacaaagcccaatttgaaataccaactcaaattatggtttttatatttcatattaagttttaaaaatataatatatgtaattatttatatgatggtacatataaaatacgattaattatatgatgacaatatacgatacataataatgactagggatggacTTTCGGTTACCCATAcgagtttggttctgatcgaTTTGCATTTCAaattttcggggtcaaagatttcagccctattaggatgtttctaaattttggtttgagtgtGATTCGGacctttgcgggtttggttcgaGTTTGgatccatttaaattatttttaaaggtttaaatcattatatattttaaatttctcaacatctataaataaaataatatatttcctataaatttaaataagatatgtcagaatacctaagcttaacatatcaattggcatttaaaatttttggatacaaaatcaataaatattttaagtatttttggtgatttgagtataccttaaatatttcagatatttaattttgactatctatatatattttcaagtatttaaaccaatttaaaagtataattcttgatgttttatatacgttaaatctaaatataattaaatatataagtatccgaatacttcggttcggatcagatttggatctctaaataacaaaactttgaataatttgaatatttaatcaatttatgttcgggtttggtactatattttcgGATCGGTATCGGGTctgttcctcggattcattttgccaaaccctaataattacatgaaaaacaaatatcaacatatttttcaaaatatacatccgcgcaggcgcgcagattaaatattaacatatttttcaaaatattttgctatcaattttggttcgggtttggtatTACACTTTCAGATCAAGATCGGTTTCGTTcttcagattttgatttttttcaagcactaatattaacataaaaaacaagtagcaaaatatttttgaaaaatacacccGCGCGGGTGcgcgggttaaaatctagtatCTGTTAGTTGTTGCTCATCAAAACTGACAGCAGTATTAGAGTCTAGTCTAGTGATGCCTTAGCCTAAGAAGCACCATTATAGAGAAACCCTCTCAACGTCTCCAGATACTATGTACCTGATAAGATCATAACCAGTGTCAATTTGGTCAAAGGAAATAGAGAAATGGCGTAGTGAGTCTCCCACTTACTTGTTCAACACGTTAGTTGGAAGTTATGTGGTTATTAGGTCAAGAAACGTGAGTCTTATTGAAtgatatgaaaagaaaattgcAGTAAACTTGTGTTCTTGTTCTCTTAAGTCTTTGGGTTCCATCAGTACCAAAATGCTCAAATCAGATTACACTAAAGCTAAGACCTTTATGATTCATGCATCCATAAGA encodes:
- the BNAA03G50030D gene encoding uncharacterized protein BNAA03G50030D, producing the protein MEASHNSNLQIHKLTKQLHHLLEVEQDEEEEDKEETLSLRDLPLLNDNKPSSTATTTTTEDHGEPSTEPFEFLTSTSYDVSPAENIIYRGKIIPLNYKNALFSPPEHISPRVRTRSESLSAIQGNKLNPPLARDNVGPMRTSRSLDDRKLTRRLTTADPPPENVSLTKGKAKTETVLSGSGKSVRPRWYVIMFGIVKFPPEIELRNIKSRKTRRNVPPVMFPSLPDRRSRATSPSPSWRFLNALSCKEPTSVAATAPLWVPHA
- the LOC125607306 gene encoding uncharacterized protein LOC125607306 isoform X2; the protein is MDPAEERREMKRQKEHYMMLQCAADAQYGIPTRCLCGSRIINEVRGKEEYDSLPGKRFFTCKNYEDDGLHFRHPWVFGVQEEIESLTKRVKESEEVTLLVAKLNKQIETLAEQVHDLNVKVRVLQKVCFD
- the LOC125607306 gene encoding putative nuclease HARBI1 isoform X1; amino-acid sequence: MSTSSSDEVDEILNEAFEEIVDQHLDNFIDSVINVQDNTRSRRTYIERDREQGQKQLWDDYFSDHPTYSADMFRRRFRMNKPLFLRIVDRLSNEVPYFQQRRNAHGRYGLTALQKCTAAIRILAYGQSGDMYDEYLRLGESTSRLCLENFTNGIINLFGNEYLRRPTPEDLQRLLDLGEARGFPGMIGSIDCMHWQWKNCPTAWKGQYTRGSGKPTIVLEAVASQDLWIWHAFFGLPGTLNDINVLDRSPVFDDILQGRAPKVKFKVNNHTYRMAYYLTDGIYPNWATFIQSIRLPQGPKAELFAERQESTRKDVERAFGVLQARFAIVKNPVLVWDKEKIGQIMKTCVILHNMIVEDERGGYTLTDTSQFESGETSRSSKVKSRTSFNVGNMLGIRNDLRDSEKHDRLKADLVENVWQKFGNEDE